GCTCCAATTTGCTGGGGATCTTCTAAAAGAATAATATCTTCCATCATTTGTAATAAAACTTCGTCTCCTTCTTCCTTTGATCTATCACTATAAATTGAATTTCTGTATGGATAAGGATCCGGAACACGAATAACCCATGAGTCATCAGGAGAAAAAAATGTCTTCTTGGATCACCACTCACAGCCATCGCACCAAATGAACTACCATGATACGATCTGTAAATTCCAGTCACAATAAAGAGTGCTCCAAATAACTTCGTTGCTTTCAGTTCTCACGTTGCTAAAGGTTTAATTTTTATAAACTTCCCTAATTTTGATACCTTAGAAAACGCAGAAATATCTACATTTCAAATGGCTATTGATTTTTTCCATGAAATTGGACATCAGGTTCTCATGATTTATCTTTTATCTGATAAGATAATCACATAAGATCCTTCAATATTAGTATTTTCTGGAGCAAAAAACACACTGCGCCCATCATTTAGATCCTTGCATAGTGCTTTTGCCTTACTTTACATGTCAATAGCTGCAAGATCGCTATATGAATACTCGTACACTAACCTTAGCCAGTATTTAAAAACAGAAACTTCTTCATATTCTATAGCATTAAGAAAAAATATAGATGATATAAAGAAGAAGTGTTCATTCACTAAATTTGGTAAACTTATAATTGACGAAATAGACTACTTATGTGACGATCTATCTCATGAATAATAAAGAAAAAGACATTTTATCTAGCTTGCTTGAAAATCAAAAGATTTCTGATGAAGAATATTTACTGATTTCAATTGATACAACACCTAAACGCCCATAATAGATTTTAGTTGGATATTTTTCATCATCTTCAAGAATCTTTTTACCTAAGATCGATTTCTTCTGCGATAAAGATTGAAAAGCCTTTGTGCGCAGTAATTAATCCAGGAATATCTACCCAAAAACACTTTAATGTTGTCTTTCCTCAAAAAGACAAGCCATATAATAAAGAGATTATAGCTAGCTTTCGAGAAAAATATTTAAAAAAAATGTTGAAGGTTATTTTTATGCACTCGAATCAAAATTTGAAAAACTCGCCGATGAAGAGTTTCAGTATTTTTATGCGGAACCTTTTTTGAAAAACTTCAATGAAGAAATATCAAACCTTACTTATGAACAGTGTTATTCTGAAAGTGAATTTTCAAAAATATTAGGTGTAATTTTTTCTTTACCAAAAAATGAAGAAATAACATTTTCTAAAAAACTGGTTTCAGTGTCAAAAAAAATTCGTGTCCAACTTTTTATTGTTAAGCATAATAACAAAGTATGTGGTTGCTTTTCTTTATTTAAAACTAGAAAAAACTATTTTATTTTAGCGAATGCAGGATTAATACAATCTCACAGAAATTTAGGATTGGGTTACGAATTATTTAAAATAATCCGCTATGCATCTACACTTCCTATTGTTCTTGACTCAAAAGAACCTAAACTAACTAATACAATACTTCCAAAAAGTAATTACACCTTTTTGAGCAAAATTTACTTAGTAAGGCTTGAAAAATATTTCAATATCCTTAGCCAACTCTAAAAAATAGATTTATATTCATAAAAATATACTTTGTGATTTAAATAAATATGAATTCCGGGGACAGCTACCGTAATTCTTCTACTCACATAATACTAATTCAGTCAACTATCCCCGGAACTACCTGAATTACGAGAATATAAGGTACCTGGTTACTTTGAGAAGTTGTAAAAAATCCACATTATTTAAAATAAGCAGCTCCCTAAAAAATTATACCTAGAAAAGTTTTATTTTAAAGATTTATCTAGAAAAAACCTGCTCCCAAAAGTAACCGGGTACTTTTCACCTTTTCATTCTGTATTTTTAAGTTGGCCTTTCTTCAAGGCAACTAAATTTTTATTTGTTCTCCAGTACACCTGATCACATCATTGCATGTCTAATTTTTGTACATATATGTATCAATTCTAAACATCTGTTTGTTAACTTTCGATGTGAATGTAAATAATTTGTTGTTAATTATTTAGTTTTGTTCGTCACATATAAGCTAAAACTATGTGGTAACCCCTCTTACGTTTCAAATTACTTACCTGTAATGGTTGTTAAAACTTTGGCATATCAATTGCTTAAAGCTACCCGGTTACTTTGGGGAGTTGTAAAAAATCTACACTATTTAAGATAAGCAACTCCCTAAAAGATTATACCTACAAAAGATTTATTTTAAATATTTATCTAGAAAAATCTAGTCAATAAAGGAACAAAATTAACTATTAAGTTTGAAGAAAGGAAAGGTATGAGAAAATAATGAACATTTATCAATATGTTAAATTCAATTGCTTAACACTAACACATCGTGTTAGAAGGTGGTGATATGAGTTTAGTTATCAAAATAAATATAATATTAATATTCACAGTTCTTTTTTGCTTCATTGTATTGTCTTGTAATAAACAATCTTCTGTAAATCAAAATACTTCCACAGATGACAAAACAAAAATTAAAGATTCTGGCCAAGAAAATGATCAAATTGTGTCTGAAACTGAGGTATATGAGCTATATTCCTATACGAGAAGAGCATTAACTGCTTGTGAATGGCTTGAGGAGAAAGAGCCCGAGCTACTCAAAGCGATTAAAGATGATCCTGAAAAGGCAGATTTTACTTTTGATTTTACTCAAAAAGAGTGCATTCAAGTACAAAATAACAAAGTAGTTATGAAAAATACTAAGAATTGTGTCGATAACTATCAAGTCTTTTTAAATGTCATGTTAAATGTATATGGCATTAAGGATGCCGATAGAGAAAGCTTGATTCATTCAAAATGTATAGAACCTTTTTTCAATTAATTATATTAGCAATTATTTTATTTCAAAATCATTTATTTTCACAAATAATTATTAATGTTGGCCCTAAAGGACCAGTAAAATCAAACCTTTCTTTTGAAGAGCGAATTGAATTATTGAATGACAATGTTATCAATCATGAATATGATTCAGAAGGATATTTGATAATCCGAAATGAAAAAAAGTTAAATAAATATATAAATAGAGCTAAAAACTTTTTATTACAATGCGAGTTCTTTTTCTTTGCATATAATTATAAGTATCAATTTTTAGAAAGAAACGATCTTTTAGGCTTTATTATAAAAAAAAGGACATCTCAAATTGGGAGTGCTTATTTTGACTCTAATACATGCGGCATGTGGGATTATGAAGGTAAGCAAAATCATCTATATTTCAGTGATTACCATGCGAACAGTTTAGTTTCCGATTCTTTAGCTGTGAACTGTAAATGGGAATATCTAATTCCACACGAAGTATTGCATGCAGCCAATATTCTTCATAGAGAACAAGATAAGTTATTCGAACAAATTGGAATTAAGCTAAAAAACGATGTGTTCGATAGAATATTAAAAGAGTGTAAAATTAATCCAGCAGATAAAAATATAGAAATGTGGTGGGTAAACCCAAGATATGATGAAAAAAGACCCATACATGAGTTTGGCTATGGAGGATTGGATAAAGATATTATGCTAGAGAGCAATTTGTATAATGATATTAAATGGTAGTAGATACATGCAATGCCATAAAACAGTTACAAATCGGGTACATTATAGGGTGAATGTTTTTCTAGCTAAACTTTGAAGTCACGAGGTACCCGGTTATTTTGGGTAAGTGTAAAATATCCAAATTATTTAAGATAATTAACTTCCTAAAAAATTATACCTACAAAATATTTATTTTAAATATTGATCTAGAAATAATCTGCTGCCCAAAGTAACTGGGTACTTTTTCTTATTTTATAAATAGTATATACTGATTAGCTGTAGGGTATTAACGAATGATAAAAAATGTCTATAGCTTTAACTTTTCAGATCCAAGAACTTGTATTGGCAGCGTATTAAAATTATGCATTGCAATTCTAATAATTGCTACGCCTGTTTTTTCACAAAATCAAATAATGAATAATTACCCAAGCTGCAAGAGCCTTGAAAATGAAAACATTAAAAAATTAACTCAACATTTAAATGATATTTACGCTACAACGGATTCAAATAAAATCGTACATGCTTATGAAACATTAACTACCAATAGATTTACACCAATCTATTGCATCACCGAATGTAAGTGTTTATTTGATCAGTACACCCAGAGCATTGAATTGTTTGATGACCTTGGCTTTTATGTTTTTGAAATTAACCTTAGACAAAGTAAATATCCTAACAGAGTACAGATGACGACAGGCGAAAAAACCGTTAGCTATAATCACCACACAGCATTATTATTGTACGATCAAAATGATGCCTGTTACTTTATAATTGATCCAATATTACAGAAAATGAAAAATAATATTAAAATTCATACTGCATTAACGCCATCCAAATGGGTAAAACATTTTACAAATATTGAAAATAATCATTTTTCTATACGTCATATAAATAGTTTTTTGTGTTCAGATGAAGAATAGCCTAATTTAAACTTTTTACTTCTGACAATTAACCCTTTTATTAAAAATTAATATATGCACACATCGAAGTCTTTAATATGTTAGTTATTTAAATAATAATATCAATGCTTACCAATTTATATCCAAAATCTAGTAAAATTCAGGACACATCAGGTATTCTTAAAAATCGTCTATAGTAATTGGAATATATAGTGTGTCCCTTGATTTCATATATTTAATTCTAATTCAGTCGACTGTCCCCGGAATTTTTTAATTCTAATTCAGTCGACTGTCCCCGGAATTTGGCTACCTAAAGCACTTTGACGATACATCAAAAAAGTGTTAAATCATCAAAGATAATCAAAAAATAAATTATATAGGCTGGAGAATAAGAAATGGCTAATTTACCTTATGTAAACTCGACTGGAGCCTTGAGAAAATTACTTGAAAAAATTAAAGAAGCTCAAACTCCTCAAACTTTCACACATGATTATTTGAATACTAAACTGGGTATCTCAGAAAGAGCAATGATACCTTTACTAAAAAGAATTAATTTTTTAGACCAAAGCAGTGTTCCAACACTACTTTATAAAAACTTTAGAAATCCAAATAAAACAAAAACAAGCATGGCAGCAGCAATTAAAAAAGGATATAGCGATTTATACTCAATGAATGAGTACGTCCACAATTTATCAGACTCAAAACTAAAAGATTTAATTGTACAAGTTACTGGTAATGATCATGATTCATCTGCGACAAAAGCTACAAAAAACACTTTTTTAGCGTTAAAAGAATTTGCATCTTTTGATGAGCTTGAAAAAACTATAAACGGAAGTGCTCAAGAAAAGAATACAGTGGATGATAGTAATAAACAAATGGCCAATTACAATCCTCAATCAACTAAAAAGGAGGCCTTAGATAATCAAAGTATTGGTCTAAATTTAGGATATACTATAAATTTAAATTTACCAGAAACTACCGACATTGAAGTCTTTAATGCTATTTTTAAAAGTTTATCAGAGCACTTTTTACAAAAGTGAGAAAAATAAATGAAAAGTATTAAAGATCAAGTGAGACTTTTTGGTATGACTACCTTACAGATAGAATCTTCCAAAAAAAAAGTTGAAAAAAACTATAATTTAAGCCTAAGTCCCAAAAAAAATCTTCGTAAAGATAATACTTATTATCCACAATTTGACGAAGTAATTCGAAATAAGGCTAAAATAATGTCTGAGCATTATGAAGTGTTTTATTGTTTAGAAAATTCAATTAGGCAAATTATTAGAGAAGTTATGACTAAAAATTTCGGAAATGCATGGTGGGAAAATGCTGTTGATCAAAATATAAAACAGGAAGTTCAGAAGAGAATCCAAAAAGACCAAGATTCTGGTTTTACTTTGAGATCTGAAGATAATTTAGATTTTTCTAACTTTGGAGAACTTTCTTCAATTATTGAAAAGCAGTGGCAATTATTTGATGATATATTTACAACAAAAAATGCGATGAAAAAGGTAATGGCATCACTCAATACTCTTAGAGGACCAATTGCTCACTGTTGTGACCTTGCAGAAGATGAAATATTGAGGCTTCAATTAACTATAAAAGATTGGTTTCGATTAATGAGCTAACCTTTTAATTCCAGGGACAGTCGACTGAATTATAATTAAATTACAAAAATCAAAAACAAAAGGCATTCTCATCCAAAACCCTGGTGGTGGTCGAAGTACAAGCCACAGACTTACAAACAAGCTTTAGTAATTCAGTCGACTTAATTGTAATTATGCAAATGGGAGAATTACGGTGGCTGTCCCCGGAATTTATTGTATAATTCCAAAATGGAAAAATTAGAAAAAATTAAAAAGAAGTTTAGTGACTTAATTATTACAGGCAATAAATTCTTAGATAACTGTGGACTGGAAAGGGATAATGGTATCCCAATAAGAAGACCTAGCAATGTTGATTATCTTCAATTTAGAACTGAGGCAACAAATTTAGTCAAAAGAGTTTGTGGAGAAGAATCTGTACACTATTATGAATTAAAAAAAATATCAGACGATAAGACAAAAGCCCATAACAGCTATTACTTTAAGGAATGTCTCGGCATTGTCAAAGCTGCTCTATCTGATTACGAAGATGGATTTTTATTTGACCTTAAATCTTTAGTTCAAGCAGAGCTACTTGGTGACTTTATAGATCAGTGTGAAGAACTTTTTGAAAGTAATTATATAAGTGCTGCAGCATCATTATGTGGAGCAGTTTTAGAGGATTCGTTACGTAAATTAAGTTTAAAAAATAATATTAAGATTGATGATAAAACTAAAATAAGTGTATTAAACGCTAACTTAGCAAAAAAAAATATTTATAGTAAACTTGTAAGTAAGCAAATTATTGCTCTAGCTGACATAAGAAATAACGCTGATCACGGACATCACAAGGAGTTTACAGATGATGATGTCAAAAACATGATCAAATATACAAAGCGATTTCTCGTAGACTTTTTAGGTTAATTCATTTGAATCCATTTCTCATTGGAGAGTTTAAAATCAACTTTATTTTTTTGAAAAGGCGCTTTGCTATAATTATGCAGGCTTTATTGATCAATTGACTGAAGTTTGGTGAAAATCCAACTCCATTCCACAAACAATGTTATTTATTTTCATTATTCTTTTTCTGAGTAACATGTCACTGATATTCCCAACATCTTACCTCTCGATTTATATATGAAGTTATTTGCATCATACACGGGATCTTTACTATAAACAGATTTAGAACATCCTACTGCATTATTGCTTACTATTACGTCACCAACTCTGCATTCAACCCATATTCTTTCTGAGTTTGTTATTCCTAATTTACTTTGCTCCTTAGAGATTTTATCAATGTCATATTGAAACTGACATGAAGTATTTATCTCTTTATTATTTACACCATTTTGAATTAATTTATTTATATTACTATTAGTATATGAAGATTTTTTTCTATTTATAGGTTGCCCATAGACTTTTTCAATATCAATTTTCCATTGAATTACATTTGACGAACTATTGGCAAATAGATTAAAAACAAATACGAATAAAGAGAATATAAGGAAAATTTGATAACGTTTCATAATATAAATTATACATAGAATTAATACTTTTGGTAATTTTCAATTAAAAATTTTATTCACTATAAAAATAAAAATCTCTAGTTACTACTTGGGATAATCCACTCTCTCCCCTACTCCACCGTAACAGCCTTAGCCAAATTTCTGGGCTGATCCACATCCAAGCCCTTTTGATCCGCTACATGATACGCAAAGAGCTGCAGCGGAATGTTTTCTAGAATGGGCCTGATTAAGGTGTGGCATTCTGGGATGCGTAAACAATCATAGTTTTGATCCAGCTTTAAATCTTGTACCTGTTTTTCAGTACATACAATCAAGACTTTGGCATCCCTGGATTTAACCTCTTCTATGTTGGATAAAGTTTTTTCTTGATGAATACCCTCACCCAAAATGGCCATGACTGGCATGTTTTGATCTATCAGTGCAATGGGACCGTGCTTCATTTCTCCGGCGGCATAGGCTTCTGCGTGAATGTAAGAAATTTCTTTAAGCTTTAAAGCACCTTCAAGGGCTATGGCATAAGCATCTCCACGGCCTAAAAATAAAAAACTAGAATACTGCATGTACTGCTGCGCCATGGAAGCCAAATTAAGGTTTAAATCTATGCACTGCTGTACGGCTTCTGGCAGATGCAAAATAGCATGCACCAGCTCACTGACCTTGTCTTTACTCTTAGCCTGTAACATATGCACACACAGCATGGCCAGAACCGACAGTTGCGTTGAAAAAGCTTTGGTAGACGCCACACCAATTTCTGGACCGGCTTGCGTGTACAAGACATAATCAGCGGCTCTGGCAATGGAGCTGTCCATGTTATTGCAAATGGCCAAGCAAGTTGCATTTTTATCTTTGGCTTCATGCAATGCGGCCAAGGTGTCTGCGGTTTCTCCAGACTGGGATATGCCCACCCATAAGGTTTTATCATCTAAGATGGGGTCATTGTATCTAAACTCAGAAGCCAACTCCACATCACAAGGAATTCTTAAGTACCGCTCAAACCATTGTTTGGCCAATAGGCCAGAGTGGTAGGATGTTCCGCAAGCACAAAAAACTATTTTGTTGAATTCTTCTGTATCTAAGCCATCCAACTCAGACAAGCTGACTTTGGCTTCTTGCTCACTGATGCGTGAGCGCATGCTGTCAGCAATGGCTCTGGGTTGCTCTAAAATTTCTTTGTACATGAAGTGCTTGTGGCCATCTTTTTCTGCGGCTATGCGTGACCAGGTGATTTTTTTTACTTGGTAGTCTAATTCATTATTATTAAAGTCTTTAAGCGTCAGCTGGTCTTTTTCTATGATGGCCATTTGATGATCTTCTAAAATCACCACATCTTGCGTGTATTCTAATAAAGCGGGGATATCTGAGGCCAAAAACATTTCATTGTTGCCCACTCCCACTATTAAAGGACTGGCATTTTTAGCCACCAAAATTTTTTCTGGCTCAGTGGTAGACATGGCGGCAAAAGCAAATGAACCTCTGAGTTGCGCAATACTAGTTAATACTGCCTGCTCAAAATCCAGGCCATTGTGTTTCATGTTGCACTCTATCAACAGTGGAATGATTTCTGTGTCTGTCTCTGAGCTAAACTGTGCGCCCTTGTTGATTAAGTTTTGTTTGATCTCTAAATGGTTTTCTATGATGCCGTTATGCACCACCACCACATGCTCTGCCCGGTGTGGATGGGCGTTTTCATCACTGGGCTTGCCATGCGTGGCCCAGCGGGTATGGCCTATGCCCACATGACCGGGGGCAGATTCATGTTCCAGTTTTTTTTCTAGCTCTACCAACTTACCCTTGGCCCGAATCACCGAGATATCTTGATCTAAAACCGCAATTCCCGTTGAGTCATAGCCCCGGTATTCTAGTTTTTTTAAATTGTTGATGACAATATCTTTGGCGTTTTGCTCACCAATGTAACCGGCAATTCCACACATGGCCTATTCTTCTCCTAAAACTGTGTTGGCCCCTAGCTTTACACCCTCACCCAGATTTGCATGATACACACTGCAATTGTTGGCAACCTTGACATGATCACCCAATTGGCTGTTAATGATGCAAGTGCCTGAAGCAATGTGGTTGTTTTTACCCAGCTCGCTTTGCCCTCTCACAATAACCTCGCCCTGCAAAGCAGAATCTTGGCCAATTTTAACTTCTGATTCAAGCGTGATGCTGGCTGGATCTTCTAAATGAACGCCGTTATCCAGAAAATAAGAGGCTTTTTCATCCAAAAAGAAACGAGTGACATCAGCCAAGGCGCTTCTGTCATTGACGCCCATGATTTCTAAAGACTCTTTTAAAACCATGCGTCCCACGCGTAAATTTTGGCTGCGGGCCATTTCTACCAAATCGGTCAAATACAGCTCATTTTGTTTGTTGGCTGGCTTAAGCTGCGTGATATTCTCCCATAAAAATTTGGAATCATAGATACCTATGCCGGTATTGATTTCACAAATTTCACGTTCATAGGCTGTGGCATCACGGTGTTCTACTATTTTGGATACGCTGCCATCGGCATTGACAATCACCCGACCATAGCCATCAGGATCGTCCATTTCAGCGGTAAGAATGGTTAAGGCATGCTTGGCAGATTCATGCATCATCCACAAACGGCGCAAAGTTTCCACTCTAATCCCAGGGATATCCCCATACAAAACCACAATGGGCCCAGAAAAATCAGCAAAGCTGTCTTTGGCTCTGGCCACAGCATCGCCTGTGCCTTTGGGATTATCTTGCATCACCCAATCAATGTTTTTTTCAGCCTTGAAATAATTTTGCACTTGATCGGCCTGATGGCCAATAACAACGGCTGTTTTTGATGCTTGCAATTGTTGCGCAGTGCGAATAACATAGTGAAGCATGGGTTTTCCTGCTATTTTGTGCAATACTTTTGCAATATTGGAGTCCATGCGAGTTCCCTTGCCGGCGGCAAGGATAATGGCAGCCAATGGGTGCTCAGGATGTTGGTGCTGTGGTGATGTCATAATGAATATGCGTTATAAACTGAAGTTAGGCAGTAGACAAGGAATAAAAATTGCGCACACAACTAGAAAAAAGCGAGGAAAAACAAAAGCTTAATGTCTTATAGATATCCGATAAAATTTGGTAAATACCTGCTTACCCGTAGAATTGCCGTTGGCGGTATGGCTGAAGTCTTTAAAGCCAAACTCTATGGCCCCAGAGGCTTTGAAAAAACCTTGGCCATCAAGCGTATTTTGCCAGAATTCAGTGAAGATGAAGATTTTGTGGCCATGTTTGTGGATGAAGCCAGAATTTCATCCAAGCTTCATCATGGAAACATTGTTCAAGTCTTTGATTTTGGTCAAGTTGAAGATGCTTATTATCTGGCCATGGAGTTTGTTGATGGCAGCAATCTTAAAAATCTATACAGAAAAACCTTAAAATCTCAGAATCTGTTTCCAAGACATCTGGCTATATATATTGCCTTACAGGTTGCTAAAGCCTTGGAATATGCCCATCAAATCAAGCAAGATGATGATGACAATACGCTTGAGTTGGTTCACAGAGATATCAGCCCACAAAATATTTTAATAGCACACGATGGCCAAGTCAAACTCACTGATTTTGGCATAGCCAAAGCCAGCATTAAACTGTCCAAAACTCAACCGGGCAAGGTTCAGGGTAAGTTAAGTTATATGTCACCTGAGCAAGCCATGGGCAAAAACCTGGATAGACGGTCAGATATCTTTTCTTTAGGCATCATTCTTTATGAATTAATTTCTGGTGAAAAAGTCTACAGCTCTGAAGACACCCGTGAACGTTACAAACGCATCCGCAAAGCCCAAATTGAGCCTTTAAAATCCCTAGCACCTGATATTTCTGACTACCTCAATCAAAGCATCATGCAGCTCTTGGAAAAAGACCCGTGG
The bacterium genome window above contains:
- a CDS encoding DUF5343 domain-containing protein, whose amino-acid sequence is MANLPYVNSTGALRKLLEKIKEAQTPQTFTHDYLNTKLGISERAMIPLLKRINFLDQSSVPTLLYKNFRNPNKTKTSMAAAIKKGYSDLYSMNEYVHNLSDSKLKDLIVQVTGNDHDSSATKATKNTFLALKEFASFDELEKTINGSAQEKNTVDDSNKQMANYNPQSTKKEALDNQSIGLNLGYTINLNLPETTDIEVFNAIFKSLSEHFLQK
- a CDS encoding Swt1 family HEPN domain-containing protein, translating into MKSIKDQVRLFGMTTLQIESSKKKVEKNYNLSLSPKKNLRKDNTYYPQFDEVIRNKAKIMSEHYEVFYCLENSIRQIIREVMTKNFGNAWWENAVDQNIKQEVQKRIQKDQDSGFTLRSEDNLDFSNFGELSSIIEKQWQLFDDIFTTKNAMKKVMASLNTLRGPIAHCCDLAEDEILRLQLTIKDWFRLMS
- a CDS encoding HEPN domain-containing protein, translating into MEKLEKIKKKFSDLIITGNKFLDNCGLERDNGIPIRRPSNVDYLQFRTEATNLVKRVCGEESVHYYELKKISDDKTKAHNSYYFKECLGIVKAALSDYEDGFLFDLKSLVQAELLGDFIDQCEELFESNYISAAASLCGAVLEDSLRKLSLKNNIKIDDKTKISVLNANLAKKNIYSKLVSKQIIALADIRNNADHGHHKEFTDDDVKNMIKYTKRFLVDFLG
- the glmS gene encoding glutamine--fructose-6-phosphate transaminase (isomerizing), whose amino-acid sequence is MCGIAGYIGEQNAKDIVINNLKKLEYRGYDSTGIAVLDQDISVIRAKGKLVELEKKLEHESAPGHVGIGHTRWATHGKPSDENAHPHRAEHVVVVHNGIIENHLEIKQNLINKGAQFSSETDTEIIPLLIECNMKHNGLDFEQAVLTSIAQLRGSFAFAAMSTTEPEKILVAKNASPLIVGVGNNEMFLASDIPALLEYTQDVVILEDHQMAIIEKDQLTLKDFNNNELDYQVKKITWSRIAAEKDGHKHFMYKEILEQPRAIADSMRSRISEQEAKVSLSELDGLDTEEFNKIVFCACGTSYHSGLLAKQWFERYLRIPCDVELASEFRYNDPILDDKTLWVGISQSGETADTLAALHEAKDKNATCLAICNNMDSSIARAADYVLYTQAGPEIGVASTKAFSTQLSVLAMLCVHMLQAKSKDKVSELVHAILHLPEAVQQCIDLNLNLASMAQQYMQYSSFLFLGRGDAYAIALEGALKLKEISYIHAEAYAAGEMKHGPIALIDQNMPVMAILGEGIHQEKTLSNIEEVKSRDAKVLIVCTEKQVQDLKLDQNYDCLRIPECHTLIRPILENIPLQLFAYHVADQKGLDVDQPRNLAKAVTVE
- a CDS encoding NTP transferase domain-containing protein — translated: MTSPQHQHPEHPLAAIILAAGKGTRMDSNIAKVLHKIAGKPMLHYVIRTAQQLQASKTAVVIGHQADQVQNYFKAEKNIDWVMQDNPKGTGDAVARAKDSFADFSGPIVVLYGDIPGIRVETLRRLWMMHESAKHALTILTAEMDDPDGYGRVIVNADGSVSKIVEHRDATAYEREICEINTGIGIYDSKFLWENITQLKPANKQNELYLTDLVEMARSQNLRVGRMVLKESLEIMGVNDRSALADVTRFFLDEKASYFLDNGVHLEDPASITLESEVKIGQDSALQGEVIVRGQSELGKNNHIASGTCIINSQLGDHVKVANNCSVYHANLGEGVKLGANTVLGEE